From the Streptomyces sp. Tu 2975 genome, one window contains:
- a CDS encoding CoA transferase: MNPLAGNPLPLNPLPLSPLPPEGHRPPEGHRPPEGDIPVEGRLPLEGLRVLDLATLFAGPLCATMLGDFGAEVIKIEHPTRPDPSRGHGPAKNGVGLWWKVLGRNKRNITLDLSAPGGRETLLRLAATADVVVENFRPGTLERWELGWNELSAANPRLVLARVTGFGQFGPYSHRPGFGTLAEAMSGFAAATGEPEGPPTLPPFGLADSVAALATAYAVMTALSARATTGRGQVVDMAIIEPILAVLGPQALWYDQLGYIQPRTGNRSRNNAPRNIYRTADGGWLAVSTSAQSVAERVMHLVGRPELVDEPWFATGTGRAEHAGELDDAVGGWIARRTRDEVIDAFEKAEAAVAPVYDISDVMDDPQYQALGTITEVPDSELGTLRMQNVIFRLSETPGRIRWAGRPHGADTEEVLAELGLTPTDITGLRTQGAL, translated from the coding sequence CTGAATCCCCTCGCCGGTAACCCGCTTCCCTTGAATCCCCTTCCGCTGAGTCCCCTCCCGCCGGAAGGCCACCGTCCGCCGGAAGGGCACCGTCCGCCGGAAGGTGATATTCCGGTGGAGGGTCGCCTTCCCCTGGAGGGTCTGCGTGTCCTCGACCTGGCGACCCTCTTCGCCGGCCCCCTGTGCGCCACGATGCTCGGTGACTTCGGCGCCGAGGTCATCAAGATCGAGCATCCGACCCGCCCCGACCCGTCACGCGGGCACGGCCCCGCCAAGAACGGGGTCGGGCTGTGGTGGAAGGTCCTCGGGCGCAACAAGCGCAACATCACCCTCGATCTGTCCGCCCCCGGCGGCCGGGAGACCCTGCTCCGTCTCGCCGCGACCGCCGACGTGGTCGTGGAGAACTTCCGCCCCGGCACGCTGGAGAGATGGGAGCTCGGCTGGAACGAACTGAGCGCGGCCAACCCCCGGCTGGTCCTCGCCCGAGTCACCGGCTTCGGGCAGTTCGGCCCGTACTCCCACCGCCCCGGCTTCGGCACCCTCGCGGAGGCGATGAGCGGCTTCGCCGCCGCCACCGGCGAACCGGAAGGCCCGCCGACCCTCCCCCCGTTCGGCCTCGCCGACTCCGTCGCCGCCCTCGCCACCGCCTACGCCGTGATGACCGCGCTCAGCGCCCGTGCCACCACCGGCCGGGGTCAGGTCGTGGACATGGCGATCATCGAACCGATCCTGGCGGTGCTCGGCCCGCAGGCGCTCTGGTACGACCAGCTCGGCTACATCCAGCCCCGCACGGGCAACCGCTCCCGCAACAACGCGCCGCGCAACATCTACCGCACCGCGGACGGCGGTTGGCTCGCGGTCTCCACCTCCGCCCAGTCCGTCGCGGAACGCGTCATGCATCTCGTGGGCCGGCCGGAACTCGTCGACGAGCCGTGGTTCGCCACCGGAACCGGCCGCGCCGAACACGCCGGCGAACTCGACGACGCCGTCGGCGGCTGGATCGCCCGCCGCACCCGCGACGAAGTGATCGACGCGTTCGAAAAGGCGGAAGCCGCCGTCGCCCCCGTCTACGACATCAGCGACGTCATGGACGACCCGCAGTACCAGGCGCTCGGCACCATCACGGAAGTGCCGGATTCCGAACTCGGCACGCTGCGTATGCAGAACGTCATCTTCCGGCTGTCGGAGACCCCCGGCCGTATCCGCTGGGCCGGCCGGCCGCACGGCGCCGACACCGAGGAGGTGCTGGCCGAACTCGGCCTGACCCCCACCGACATCACCGGACTCCGCACCCAAGGGGCACTATGA
- the rbsK gene encoding ribokinase, with protein MTGIVVLGSTNMDLVAFVAHAPKRGETVTGREFRTVPGGKGANQAVAAARAGGDVAMIGAVGSDAFGPQLRHTLESCGVDIDLLRTAECPSGTAHIVVDDEGGNAIVVIPGANGTVTALAPGEEALIATADTLLLQLELPLSAVLDGAEAARRHGVRTVLTPSPAQPLPPELLAATDLLVPNEHEAATLTGIADHRAAAQELLRQVPEVVITLGSAGCLYAARGTEPINVSAPGVQAVDTTAAGDTFVGALAVALGEKKPIRQCLAWACAAAALSVQRPGASSSMPYRTEIDAAS; from the coding sequence ATGACAGGCATCGTGGTGCTCGGCAGCACCAACATGGACCTCGTCGCCTTCGTGGCGCACGCGCCGAAACGCGGGGAGACCGTCACGGGACGCGAGTTCCGCACGGTCCCCGGCGGCAAGGGCGCCAACCAGGCCGTCGCCGCGGCCCGCGCCGGCGGCGACGTCGCGATGATCGGCGCTGTGGGCTCCGACGCGTTCGGCCCCCAACTGCGGCACACCCTCGAATCCTGCGGTGTCGACATCGACCTGCTCAGGACAGCCGAATGCCCCTCCGGCACGGCCCACATCGTCGTCGACGACGAGGGCGGCAACGCCATCGTCGTCATCCCGGGCGCCAACGGCACCGTCACCGCCCTCGCCCCCGGCGAGGAAGCCCTCATCGCCACCGCGGACACCCTGCTCCTCCAGCTCGAGCTCCCCCTCAGCGCCGTCCTCGACGGCGCCGAGGCAGCCCGCCGCCACGGGGTGCGGACCGTCCTCACCCCCTCCCCCGCCCAGCCGCTGCCGCCCGAACTCCTCGCCGCCACCGACCTGCTGGTGCCCAACGAGCACGAAGCCGCCACCCTCACCGGCATCGCCGACCACCGCGCCGCGGCGCAGGAACTGCTGCGCCAGGTCCCGGAGGTGGTGATCACCCTGGGGTCCGCGGGCTGTCTTTACGCGGCCCGGGGCACCGAGCCGATCAACGTCTCCGCACCTGGGGTGCAGGCCGTGGACACCACCGCGGCGGGCGACACCTTCGTCGGCGCCCTGGCCGTGGCACTCGGTGAGAAGAAGCCGATCAGGCAGTGCCTGGCCTGGGCATGCGCGGCCGCCGCCCTGTCCGTCCAGCGTCCGGGAGCGTCCTCGTCCATGCCGTACCGCACCGAGATCGACGCCGCCTCATGA
- a CDS encoding ADP-ribosylglycohydrolase family protein translates to MTRTLRLTWVQPEDLIGHELRQAEEDGRDGTPVRDRWLAAGGALRPDRAGASQVPAPGPLRALAEELFDELAALPCPSAADEPTSLAGIAAAYGLPPAAPGHGGGGGGGGRAWQSPTAESGADVPAPGPPEPSDSSQAREPSEPSEGVGSGTRTTRASGPADTPRARPAHQLGDALHAAWLGRAAGCLLGKPVEKLPLHAIRDIARATGNWPLTTWFTAKGLPPELAAAHPWNRRSAPTSLAENIDGMPEDDDLNYPLLGLLLLQRHGRDFTTDDVARLWLDELPAGRTFTAERIAYRNLLCGIEPPLTASHRNPFREWIGAAIRADIHGWTNPGVPEAAAAQAYRDACLTHTANGVYGAMFTAAAIAAAATGTVDVHAAIAAGLTVVPPRSRFAAAVRFGVRAAGEHADFADAVDSVHAEYGAYHWVHVLPNAALLVAALTHADGDFTGSICRAVSGGLDTDSNGATAGSLAGLLAGRPDALPDRWTAPLKNRLATSVTGFDGVGFDTLAHLTLKEALRP, encoded by the coding sequence ATGACCCGGACGCTGCGCCTGACCTGGGTCCAGCCGGAGGACCTGATCGGCCATGAACTGAGGCAGGCGGAAGAGGACGGCAGGGACGGAACGCCGGTCCGGGACCGCTGGCTGGCGGCCGGCGGCGCGCTCCGCCCGGATCGCGCCGGGGCGTCGCAGGTGCCCGCGCCGGGTCCGCTGCGCGCACTGGCCGAGGAACTGTTCGACGAACTGGCCGCCCTGCCCTGCCCCTCGGCCGCCGACGAACCCACGTCGCTCGCCGGCATCGCGGCAGCCTACGGCCTGCCCCCGGCGGCCCCGGGCCACGGTGGCGGCGGCGGCGGCGGCGGGAGAGCGTGGCAGTCCCCCACGGCCGAGTCAGGCGCCGACGTCCCGGCGCCGGGGCCGCCAGAGCCGTCCGACTCGTCCCAGGCGCGCGAGCCGTCCGAGCCGTCCGAGGGCGTCGGCAGCGGTACGCGAACGACCCGCGCCTCCGGCCCTGCGGACACACCCCGGGCCCGGCCGGCGCACCAGCTCGGGGACGCGCTGCACGCCGCCTGGCTCGGGCGTGCCGCCGGGTGTCTGCTCGGCAAACCCGTCGAGAAGCTGCCGCTCCACGCCATCCGTGACATCGCCCGCGCCACCGGCAACTGGCCCCTCACCACCTGGTTCACCGCCAAGGGTCTGCCTCCGGAGCTCGCCGCCGCCCATCCTTGGAACCGGCGCAGCGCCCCGACCTCCCTCGCCGAGAACATCGACGGCATGCCGGAGGACGACGACCTCAACTACCCGCTCCTCGGTCTTCTCCTCCTCCAGCGCCACGGCAGGGACTTCACCACCGACGATGTCGCCCGGCTCTGGCTGGACGAGTTGCCGGCCGGGCGCACGTTCACGGCGGAGCGCATCGCCTACCGCAACCTCCTCTGCGGCATCGAGCCCCCGCTGACCGCCTCCCACCGCAACCCGTTCCGCGAATGGATCGGCGCGGCCATCCGCGCCGACATCCACGGCTGGACCAACCCCGGGGTGCCCGAGGCCGCCGCCGCGCAGGCGTACCGGGACGCCTGCCTCACGCACACCGCGAACGGTGTGTACGGCGCCATGTTCACCGCCGCCGCCATCGCCGCCGCGGCCACCGGCACCGTGGACGTGCACGCGGCGATCGCCGCCGGCCTCACCGTTGTCCCGCCCCGTTCACGCTTCGCCGCCGCCGTGCGCTTCGGCGTCAGGGCAGCCGGGGAGCACGCCGACTTCGCCGACGCCGTCGACAGCGTCCACGCCGAGTACGGGGCCTACCACTGGGTGCACGTGCTCCCCAACGCCGCGCTGCTCGTCGCCGCGCTCACCCACGCCGACGGTGACTTCACCGGCTCCATCTGCCGTGCCGTGTCCGGGGGGCTCGACACCGACTCGAACGGTGCGACGGCCGGATCGCTCGCGGGTCTGCTGGCCGGGCGGCCGGACGCCCTGCCCGACCGGTGGACCGCCCCGCTCAAGAACCGGCTCGCCACCTCCGTCACCGGGTTCGACGGCGTCGGCTTCGACACGCTCGCCCACCTCACGCTCAAGGAGGCACTCCGCCCATGA
- a CDS encoding ADP-ribosylglycohydrolase family protein: protein MTTTTAATKTAAAAATNPLSLEDRITGSLVGAAVGDALGGPVEGYTPDQIVERHGGRVTGIVGPWHGDDWRTARPIAPYHKGDGHITDDTLMTHALIGVYATVRDHLDAYAVADHLVPDLITNPRWIPELEAEAIPLQRLFLAEKWLVARLHYGHHDPREAGSGNIVNCGAAMYMAPVGLVNAANPAAAYAEAVDIAGAHQSSYGREAAGVFAAAVAAACLPGATPASVVDAATALAKDGTQAAIESVAEAAARHTDFESALVPLRAAVAPFDTVGPDYRAPSLGARRPSRLHSIEELPIALGMLLVNDGDYRRTVLSAVNYGRDCDSIATMAGAIAGALSGEAAVPEEWAQQVAEASRVDLHAPAAELAAVAREVHERDTQRRRDHETAFATLTDTAR, encoded by the coding sequence ATGACGACGACCACGGCGGCGACGAAGACGGCCGCAGCAGCGGCGACGAATCCCCTCTCACTCGAAGACCGGATCACCGGCAGCCTCGTCGGAGCAGCGGTCGGCGACGCGCTGGGCGGCCCCGTCGAGGGGTACACCCCCGACCAGATCGTGGAACGGCACGGCGGGCGCGTCACCGGCATCGTCGGCCCCTGGCACGGCGACGACTGGCGCACCGCACGCCCCATCGCCCCGTACCACAAGGGTGACGGCCACATCACCGACGACACCCTGATGACGCACGCGCTGATCGGGGTGTACGCCACCGTCCGCGACCACCTCGACGCGTACGCCGTCGCCGACCACCTCGTCCCCGACCTCATCACCAACCCCCGCTGGATCCCGGAGCTCGAGGCCGAGGCCATTCCCCTCCAGCGGCTCTTCCTCGCCGAGAAGTGGCTCGTCGCCCGGCTGCACTACGGGCACCACGACCCGCGCGAGGCGGGCAGCGGAAACATCGTCAACTGCGGTGCGGCGATGTACATGGCTCCGGTGGGACTGGTCAACGCCGCCAACCCGGCGGCCGCCTATGCGGAGGCCGTCGACATCGCGGGCGCCCACCAGTCCTCCTACGGGCGGGAGGCGGCCGGAGTGTTCGCGGCGGCAGTCGCCGCCGCGTGCCTGCCGGGTGCCACCCCGGCCTCGGTCGTCGACGCGGCGACGGCCCTGGCGAAGGACGGCACCCAGGCGGCGATCGAGTCGGTGGCCGAAGCGGCCGCACGGCACACGGACTTCGAGTCGGCGCTGGTGCCGTTGCGGGCGGCGGTCGCCCCGTTCGACACGGTCGGCCCCGACTACCGCGCACCGTCGCTGGGCGCACGCCGCCCCTCACGTCTCCACTCCATCGAGGAACTCCCCATCGCGCTCGGCATGCTTCTCGTGAACGACGGCGACTACCGCCGTACGGTCCTGTCGGCCGTCAACTACGGACGGGACTGCGACTCGATCGCGACGATGGCCGGCGCGATCGCGGGAGCCCTGAGCGGCGAGGCGGCCGTGCCGGAGGAGTGGGCACAGCAGGTCGCGGAGGCCAGCCGTGTCGACCTGCACGCGCCGGCGGCCGAACTGGCCGCGGTCGCACGCGAGGTCCACGAGCGGGACACGCAGCGCCGCCGGGACCACGAGACGGCGTTCGCCACCCTCACGGACACGGCACGATGA
- a CDS encoding ADP-ribosylglycohydrolase family protein codes for MVLVHDTANGRPPGAAAHAFATAPAPHPPAAALGVRPSGETGHTRGTSLGTPAPKHTRPGGRPARRTEYPAPDGPRRIEGLLLGLAAGDAAGWPAARHRAARMPEWTRRLTRELDTFAEQNATTTLPVPIALNQPPEPLRLGPSDDAEWAAFAAGTVLTATGQLFRGLAPERRMRAAIDVAWNSLAGQVAAAAERAPEVESAVLPLRARISVRAGLGNLATGLRPPATGHDNPHYFDDAACVRAAVLAVVHPGAPAAAAVLAEFDARYTQDGDGVHGARAMAAAVAAALGGADVDAAVDAALAQLPEATEIGRNAHHAVGLARRASGAFELVPLLEHQIVDHVYSYGIAAAETVPVALAVAVAARGKVAEAVPAAACLSRVADSAPALAGALTGALGGGTSVPATWRDACRTLAGCALPRLAGTDLVELATLLETALRPPGGLPLGAAPPSG; via the coding sequence GTGGTCCTCGTCCACGACACCGCGAACGGCCGCCCGCCGGGCGCGGCGGCCCATGCCTTCGCGACGGCACCCGCCCCGCACCCTCCGGCAGCCGCCCTCGGCGTCCGGCCGTCGGGCGAGACGGGCCACACGCGCGGCACCTCGCTCGGCACGCCGGCACCGAAGCACACCCGGCCCGGCGGGCGCCCGGCACGCCGGACGGAGTACCCCGCGCCGGACGGGCCGCGCCGGATCGAGGGCCTCCTGCTGGGACTCGCCGCCGGGGACGCCGCCGGATGGCCGGCCGCACGGCACCGCGCCGCCCGGATGCCCGAATGGACGCGGCGTCTGACCCGCGAACTCGACACCTTCGCCGAGCAGAACGCCACGACCACCCTGCCCGTCCCCATCGCGCTCAACCAGCCGCCGGAGCCCCTCCGGCTCGGCCCCTCCGACGACGCCGAATGGGCGGCGTTCGCCGCCGGGACCGTGCTCACCGCCACAGGGCAGCTCTTCCGCGGTCTCGCCCCGGAGCGCCGTATGCGGGCCGCGATCGACGTGGCCTGGAACTCCCTCGCGGGCCAGGTCGCCGCCGCCGCCGAGCGCGCTCCCGAGGTCGAGTCCGCCGTGCTGCCGCTGCGCGCCCGTATCTCCGTGCGCGCCGGGCTCGGCAACCTGGCCACCGGTCTGCGCCCTCCCGCCACCGGCCACGACAACCCGCACTACTTCGACGACGCCGCCTGCGTGCGGGCCGCCGTGCTCGCCGTCGTGCACCCGGGTGCCCCAGCCGCCGCCGCCGTGCTGGCCGAGTTCGACGCCAGGTACACCCAGGACGGCGACGGGGTCCACGGCGCCCGCGCCATGGCCGCCGCCGTCGCCGCCGCGCTCGGCGGCGCGGACGTGGACGCCGCCGTCGACGCGGCGCTCGCCCAGCTCCCGGAGGCGACGGAGATCGGCCGCAACGCCCACCACGCGGTCGGGCTCGCCCGCCGCGCTTCGGGCGCCTTCGAGCTGGTACCGCTGCTGGAGCACCAGATCGTCGACCATGTCTACAGCTACGGCATCGCCGCCGCGGAGACCGTGCCGGTCGCGCTCGCCGTCGCCGTCGCCGCGCGGGGCAAGGTCGCGGAGGCCGTGCCGGCGGCCGCCTGCCTCTCCCGCGTCGCCGACTCGGCGCCGGCCCTCGCGGGCGCGCTGACCGGGGCGCTCGGCGGCGGCACGTCGGTGCCCGCCACGTGGCGGGACGCCTGCCGCACCCTGGCCGGTTGCGCGTTGCCGCGTCTCGCGGGGACGGACCTCGTCGAGCTCGCCACCCTCCTGGAAACGGCGCTCCGTCCGCCCGGAGGGCTGCCACTGGGTGCCGCCCCGCCCAGCGGGTAG
- a CDS encoding ADP-ribosylglycohydrolase family protein, whose protein sequence is MEVLEASGSGSTAALLDRARGALLGLAVGDALGAPAENLRPSEIRRRWGRIEGFVSDDPAGTDDTEYAIFSGLLLARHGSALTVAHVESAWHEWIADLDEGPFRGAGFSERGTLENLRRGLAAPISAQHRHAWSDGLAMRAAPFGVFAAGRPSEAARLVAVDGSVSHDGEGIYGGRAVAAGVAAAMGGAGPAGVIGAALSVVPMDSWTARSMRRAVVAAGRTYPDALSMERAVRSAVVIGGYPWTDLAPEAVGLAFGAFAAARGDFRTSVLTAVNMGRDADTTAAVAGALAGSVSGWAAIPEEWASAIGPVRGSCLPSMRGYHVLDIAELLTPDDGDDPA, encoded by the coding sequence ATGGAAGTGCTGGAAGCATCCGGCTCCGGTTCCACCGCCGCCCTGCTCGACCGGGCTCGTGGAGCACTCCTCGGCCTCGCGGTCGGCGACGCGCTCGGCGCCCCGGCCGAGAACCTGCGGCCCTCCGAGATCCGCCGCCGCTGGGGCCGCATCGAGGGCTTCGTGAGCGACGACCCGGCGGGCACCGACGACACCGAGTACGCCATCTTCTCCGGTCTGCTGCTCGCCCGCCACGGCTCCGCACTGACCGTCGCCCATGTCGAGTCGGCGTGGCACGAGTGGATCGCGGACCTGGACGAAGGACCGTTCCGCGGGGCGGGGTTCAGCGAGCGCGGCACCCTGGAGAACCTCCGCAGGGGCCTCGCGGCCCCCATCTCCGCCCAGCACCGGCACGCGTGGAGCGACGGTCTCGCGATGCGGGCCGCCCCCTTCGGCGTCTTCGCCGCCGGCCGCCCCTCGGAAGCGGCACGGCTGGTGGCCGTCGACGGGAGCGTCAGCCACGACGGCGAGGGCATCTACGGCGGCCGGGCAGTGGCGGCGGGTGTCGCGGCGGCCATGGGCGGCGCGGGGCCGGCGGGGGTGATCGGCGCGGCGCTGTCCGTCGTCCCCATGGACTCCTGGACGGCCCGCTCCATGCGGCGCGCGGTCGTCGCCGCCGGACGGACGTACCCCGACGCCCTCTCCATGGAGCGGGCGGTCCGCTCCGCGGTCGTCATCGGCGGCTATCCGTGGACGGACCTGGCTCCCGAGGCGGTCGGCCTCGCCTTCGGCGCGTTCGCCGCGGCACGGGGCGACTTCCGTACGTCGGTACTGACAGCAGTCAACATGGGCCGCGACGCCGACACCACGGCTGCGGTCGCCGGCGCGCTGGCGGGCTCGGTGTCCGGTTGGGCGGCGATCCCGGAGGAATGGGCGTCGGCCATCGGGCCGGTCCGCGGCAGCTGCCTCCCCTCCATGCGGGGCTATCACGTCCTGGACATCGCCGAACTGCTGACCCCGGACGACGGGGACGACCCGGCATGA
- a CDS encoding glutamate synthase subunit beta, with the protein MADPKGFLTTGREVAETRPVEERVKDWNEVYVPGALLPIISKQAGRCMDCGIPFCHNGCPLGNLIPEWNDYAYREDWAAASERLHATNNFPEFTGRLCPAPCEAACVLGINQPAVTIKNVEVSIIDKAWDSGDVTPQPPERLSGKTVAVVGSGPAGLAAAQQLTRAGHTVVVYERADRIGGLLRYGIPEFKMEKVHINRRIEQMRAEGTKFRTEVEIGKDMPADALRRRYDAVVVAAGATVSRDLPVPGRELNGIHFAMEYLPLANKVQEGDFVAPPITAEGKHVVVIGGGDTGADCVGTAHRQGAASVTQLEIMPRPGEERNSNQPWPTFPMLYKVTSAHEEGGERVYSVSTTHFEGDEDGNVQALHLVEVEFKDGKLEQKPGTERRIPAQLVTLAMGFTGIDRSNGMVEQFGLDLDERGNVARDADFATNVDGVFVAGDAGRGQSLIVWAIAEGRSAARGVDRYLTGASALPAPIRPTDRALTV; encoded by the coding sequence ATGGCTGACCCCAAGGGCTTCCTGACCACAGGGCGCGAGGTCGCCGAGACCCGCCCCGTCGAGGAACGCGTCAAGGACTGGAACGAGGTCTACGTCCCGGGCGCCCTGCTGCCGATCATCAGCAAGCAGGCCGGCCGCTGCATGGACTGCGGCATCCCGTTCTGCCACAACGGCTGCCCGCTCGGGAACCTCATCCCCGAGTGGAACGACTACGCCTACCGCGAGGACTGGGCCGCCGCCTCCGAGCGGCTGCACGCCACCAACAACTTCCCGGAGTTCACCGGCCGTCTGTGCCCGGCGCCCTGTGAAGCTGCGTGCGTGCTCGGTATCAACCAGCCCGCCGTCACCATCAAGAACGTCGAAGTCTCCATCATCGACAAGGCGTGGGACTCCGGCGACGTCACCCCGCAGCCGCCGGAGCGCCTCTCCGGCAAGACCGTCGCCGTCGTCGGCTCGGGCCCGGCCGGTCTCGCCGCCGCGCAGCAGCTGACCCGGGCCGGCCACACGGTCGTCGTGTACGAGCGCGCCGACCGCATCGGCGGGCTCCTGCGCTACGGCATCCCCGAGTTCAAGATGGAGAAGGTGCACATCAACCGCCGCATCGAGCAGATGCGCGCGGAAGGCACCAAGTTCCGCACCGAGGTCGAGATCGGCAAGGACATGCCGGCGGACGCGCTGCGCCGCCGCTACGACGCGGTCGTCGTCGCGGCCGGCGCCACCGTCTCCCGCGACCTGCCCGTCCCGGGCCGGGAGCTGAACGGCATCCACTTCGCCATGGAGTACCTGCCGCTCGCCAACAAGGTGCAGGAGGGCGACTTCGTGGCGCCCCCCATCACCGCGGAGGGCAAGCACGTCGTCGTCATCGGCGGCGGCGACACCGGCGCGGACTGCGTGGGCACCGCTCACCGGCAGGGCGCGGCGTCCGTCACCCAGCTGGAGATCATGCCCCGCCCCGGCGAGGAGCGGAACTCCAACCAGCCGTGGCCGACCTTCCCGATGCTCTACAAGGTCACCTCCGCGCACGAGGAGGGCGGCGAGCGGGTCTACTCCGTCTCCACCACCCACTTCGAGGGCGACGAGGACGGCAACGTCCAGGCACTGCACCTCGTGGAGGTGGAGTTCAAGGACGGCAAGCTGGAGCAGAAGCCCGGCACCGAGCGCCGTATCCCGGCACAGCTGGTCACCCTGGCGATGGGCTTCACCGGCATCGACCGGTCCAACGGCATGGTCGAGCAGTTCGGCCTCGACCTCGACGAGCGCGGCAACGTGGCGCGTGACGCGGACTTCGCGACGAACGTCGACGGTGTCTTCGTCGCGGGCGACGCCGGTCGCGGCCAGTCGCTGATCGTGTGGGCGATCGCCGAGGGCCGCTCGGCGGCGCGCGGCGTGGACCGCTATCTGACGGGTGCGAGTGCGCTGCCGGCGCCGATCCGGCCGACGGACCGTGCGCTGACGGTCTGA
- a CDS encoding VWA domain-containing protein, translating to MPVSLQKLEQRAPALVSLYKTAGVSLQKHGMHGQRAAVYLVVDYSGSMKDYYKDGSVQALADRVLGLSAHLDDDGTVPVVFFSTDVDAVTDIALENHHGRMDEIVSGLGHMGKTSYHLAMDAVIDHYMDSGSTDPALVVFQTDGGPINKLAAERYLCKAAKLPLFWQFVGFGNKRSSQFDFLRKLDELAVPAKRPVDNAGFFHAGLDPRQVPDAELYDRLVAEFPQWLAAARAQGIVR from the coding sequence ATGCCCGTCAGCCTCCAGAAGCTCGAGCAGCGCGCCCCCGCGCTCGTCAGCCTCTACAAGACCGCGGGTGTCTCCCTCCAGAAGCACGGCATGCACGGGCAGCGCGCCGCCGTCTATCTCGTCGTCGACTATTCGGGGTCGATGAAGGACTACTACAAGGACGGCAGCGTCCAGGCCCTCGCCGACCGGGTTCTCGGGCTGTCGGCGCATCTCGACGACGACGGCACCGTGCCCGTCGTGTTCTTCTCCACGGACGTCGACGCGGTCACCGACATCGCCCTGGAGAACCACCACGGCCGGATGGACGAGATCGTGTCCGGTCTCGGGCACATGGGGAAGACCAGCTATCACCTGGCCATGGACGCCGTCATCGACCACTACATGGACAGCGGGTCGACCGATCCGGCGCTCGTCGTGTTCCAGACGGACGGTGGGCCCATCAACAAGCTCGCCGCGGAGCGCTATCTCTGCAAGGCCGCGAAGCTCCCCCTGTTCTGGCAGTTCGTCGGCTTCGGCAACAAGCGAAGCTCGCAGTTCGACTTCCTGCGCAAGCTCGACGAGCTCGCGGTCCCCGCCAAACGCCCTGTCGACAACGCCGGCTTCTTCCACGCGGGGCTCGACCCGCGGCAGGTCCCGGACGCGGAGCTGTACGACCGGCTGGTGGCCGAGTTCCCGCAGTGGCTGGCGGCCGCCCGCGCCCAGGGCATCGTCCGCTGA
- a CDS encoding pyridoxamine 5'-phosphate oxidase family protein: protein MTQSSWAAFVTAEPEFAESVQHRFEKYRHHVLATLRKDGSPRVTGLEVTFRFGELWLGMMHGSRKAQDLLRDPRFALHSNPGVDDSMDGGDVRISGRALEVTEPAEKARFTEDVKPPEPYHLFRAELTEVVRTSVEGDELVVRHWGPGGPVRTRRRR, encoded by the coding sequence ATGACGCAATCCAGCTGGGCCGCCTTCGTGACGGCGGAGCCCGAGTTCGCCGAATCCGTACAGCACCGCTTCGAGAAGTACCGGCACCACGTGCTGGCGACCCTGCGCAAGGACGGTTCGCCGCGGGTGACGGGTCTGGAGGTCACGTTCCGCTTCGGTGAGCTGTGGCTCGGCATGATGCACGGCTCCCGCAAGGCGCAGGACCTGCTCCGTGACCCCCGGTTCGCGCTGCACTCGAACCCGGGCGTGGACGACTCGATGGACGGTGGCGACGTGAGGATCTCGGGGCGCGCGCTCGAGGTCACCGAGCCGGCGGAGAAGGCCCGTTTCACCGAGGACGTGAAGCCGCCGGAGCCGTACCACCTGTTCAGGGCCGAGCTGACCGAGGTGGTGCGGACGTCCGTCGAGGGTGACGAGCTGGTGGTACGTCACTGGGGCCCGGGCGGGCCGGTCCGCACCCGGCGGCGCCGCTGA
- a CDS encoding cold-shock protein — translation MATGTVKWFNSEKGFGFIEQDGGGADVFAHYSNIATSGFRELQEGQKVTFDVTQGQKGPQAENILPA, via the coding sequence ATGGCTACTGGAACCGTGAAGTGGTTCAACTCGGAAAAGGGCTTCGGCTTTATTGAGCAGGACGGCGGCGGCGCCGACGTCTTCGCCCACTACTCCAACATCGCCACCTCGGGCTTCCGCGAGCTCCAGGAAGGCCAGAAGGTGACGTTCGACGTCACGCAGGGCCAGAAGGGCCCGCAGGCGGAGAACATCCTCCCGGCCTGA